In Nakamurella antarctica, the following are encoded in one genomic region:
- a CDS encoding phosphatase PAP2 family protein: MEPDVSISASVPLWLRLLGALLIAGVGLAAISLAIRRGRESGKPRLTDTASYSRRQRRVPALLAGLALLAVFALFLDVDQHGLITNTFDAGVHEWFVRNRASWLTPVVIAVTNTFSPVGTTVIGFVVATIFAVRTRSWVPAAVIFIGPAVTGLGVRLLKYAVPRNRPNVAEQLVRTLDPSFPSGHVTGAVSLLGCICVVLFAGFTADLGRPAKVGIGIAAALVSALVALTRLYLGVHWFTDVVAGGLLGASGVAGTLAFYRAAQMRTGRPGALGASAPAP; this comes from the coding sequence GTGGAACCCGACGTCTCAATCTCAGCGAGTGTGCCCCTCTGGCTGCGTCTACTGGGCGCGCTGCTGATAGCCGGAGTTGGCCTTGCGGCGATTAGCCTCGCCATCCGGAGGGGACGGGAATCAGGCAAACCACGACTGACGGACACTGCCAGCTACTCCCGGCGCCAACGGAGGGTCCCCGCGCTCCTTGCTGGTCTTGCGCTACTGGCTGTCTTCGCGCTTTTCCTCGATGTGGATCAGCACGGTCTCATCACCAACACCTTCGATGCAGGCGTCCACGAATGGTTTGTCCGCAACCGTGCCAGCTGGCTCACGCCCGTCGTTATCGCTGTTACCAACACCTTTTCCCCCGTGGGCACCACGGTGATCGGCTTTGTGGTGGCCACCATATTTGCAGTACGCACCAGATCGTGGGTGCCAGCGGCCGTCATTTTCATCGGTCCCGCCGTCACTGGTCTCGGCGTCCGGCTGCTGAAATACGCGGTACCGCGAAATCGGCCGAACGTCGCAGAGCAGCTTGTTCGGACGCTGGATCCCTCGTTCCCGTCCGGGCATGTCACGGGGGCCGTATCACTGCTCGGGTGCATTTGCGTCGTACTGTTCGCCGGTTTCACAGCCGACCTCGGCCGCCCCGCGAAGGTAGGGATAGGCATTGCAGCGGCGCTGGTTTCGGCACTGGTGGCACTGACCCGCCTCTACCTCGGCGTGCACTGGTTCACCGATGTGGTCGCTGGCGGGCTCTTGGGTGCCAGCGGCGTCGCTGGCACCCTGGCCTTTTACCGGGCCGCGCAGATGCGCACGGG
- a CDS encoding alpha/beta hydrolase family protein yields MAVVEAAAAALVGAGVAVAASAEAAVTVAAVVGVFSGGKRTRMMGLSRRNLLAGLSALSAAAMTSCDGAATTVNRAAPDAAPAERLAYGVDASQFGDLYRCAGSNTLVVIIHGGYWFSSYGLDLGAPLALDLQARGYTCWNLEYRRNGNGGEWPNIFADVAEGIDLLASMQDVPRGKVLVIGHSAGGQLAVWAAGRHTLPVGQPGAQPKVAVAGVVSQAGVLDLTTADKLGLGGGAVAGLVGGSPSRYPERYRAADPLEMVPIGVPVRCVHSRDDGVVPYEQSQTYVASAVLAGDNATLTTVDGNHFALIDIDSAAWRACVELLAAF; encoded by the coding sequence GTGGCGGTAGTCGAAGCGGCGGCGGCGGCTTTGGTGGGGGCGGGGGTGGCAGTCGCGGCTTCAGCGGAGGCGGCGGTCACAGTGGCGGCGGTAGTCGGGGTTTTTAGTGGCGGGAAGCGCACTCGCATGATGGGCCTCTCCCGCAGGAATCTCCTGGCAGGTTTGTCAGCCCTGAGCGCCGCCGCTATGACCTCTTGCGACGGTGCTGCCACGACTGTGAATCGAGCTGCGCCTGATGCTGCCCCTGCGGAGCGCCTCGCCTACGGCGTCGACGCATCCCAATTCGGTGACCTCTACCGCTGCGCGGGTTCGAACACCCTGGTGGTGATCATCCATGGCGGCTACTGGTTCTCAAGTTACGGACTGGATTTGGGCGCACCCCTCGCGCTCGATCTCCAGGCCCGCGGCTATACCTGCTGGAACTTGGAATATCGGCGCAATGGTAATGGCGGCGAGTGGCCGAACATTTTCGCCGACGTTGCAGAAGGAATCGACCTCCTTGCAAGCATGCAGGATGTGCCGCGCGGAAAAGTGCTCGTCATCGGGCACTCCGCTGGCGGTCAACTTGCCGTCTGGGCGGCGGGCAGGCACACGCTGCCAGTGGGCCAACCTGGTGCGCAGCCGAAAGTTGCCGTCGCGGGCGTAGTTTCGCAGGCTGGAGTTCTGGATCTCACGACGGCAGACAAGCTCGGCCTCGGCGGCGGCGCGGTGGCCGGCCTGGTGGGCGGCTCACCGAGCCGGTACCCGGAGCGGTACCGCGCCGCGGATCCCCTAGAAATGGTTCCGATCGGAGTTCCGGTCCGGTGCGTCCACTCTCGCGATGACGGGGTCGTCCCCTACGAGCAAAGCCAGACGTACGTCGCCTCCGCCGTGTTGGCCGGGGATAACGCCACTTTGACCACGGTCGACGGCAATCACTTCGCGCTCATCGATATCGACTCGGCGGCCTGGCGGGCATGCGTGGAACTACTGGCTGCATTCTGA